The Medicago truncatula cultivar Jemalong A17 chromosome 4, MtrunA17r5.0-ANR, whole genome shotgun sequence genome includes a region encoding these proteins:
- the LOC112421221 gene encoding cytochrome P450 83B1: MLSVLFLLALCLIIPLLIFFQNHRTIKHYPLGPKGLPIIGNLHQLDISNLPIQLSQFSKTYGPLFSIQLGLRKAIVVSSAEIAKEVLKTNDQLFSNRPILYGQQKLSYNGSEIFFSQYTDFWREIRKICVIHIFSSIRVSYYSSIRNFEVKKMIKKISGHVSSSSVSNMSEILISLSSTIICRIVFGRSYEDEGTERSRFQGMFHECQALLAEIFVSDYIPFMSWIDKLRGLHGRLDRNFKEFDDFYQEIIDEHLDPNRKHTDEEVIVDVLLQLKKKRSFSFDITFDHIKGVLMDIIVAGTDTTAATSVWAMTALMKNPRVMRKVQDEIRNLGGEKDFLDEDDIQNLPYLKAVIKETLRLHLPAPLLMQRESRENCTISGYNIPAKTILYVNAWAIQRDPNVWKNPEEFYPERFLESSINFNGQDFELIPFGAGRRICPGMPMAVASLELILANLLYSFDWKLPHGTVKEDIDTEMLPGITQHKKNPLCLVAKIPM, encoded by the exons ATGTTGTCAGTACTATTTCTACTTGCTCTATGCCTAATTATTCCTTTGCTAATATTCTTCCAAAACCATAGAACAATTAAACATTATCCACTTGGTCCTAAAGGCCTTCCCATAATAGGAAATCTTCATCAACTAGACATTTCTAATCTTCCTATTCAACTTTCTCAATTCTCAAAGACATATGGTCCTCTATTTTCAATTCAACTTGGATTAAGAAAAGCTATTGTTGTTTCTTCTGCCGAAATTGCAAAAGAAGTATTGAAAACCAATGACCAATTGTTTTCTAATAGACCTATATTATATGGTCAACAAAAGTTGTCTTATAATGGGTCAGAAATCTTTTTTTCACAATACACTGATTTTTGgagagaaataagaaaaatttgtGTTATTCATATATTTAGTTCCATACGTGTGTCATATTATTCTTCTATAAGAAATTTTGAGgtgaagaaaatgataaaaaaaatttcaggGCATGTTAGTTCTTCAAGTGTTTCAAATATGAGTGAGATATTGATATCTCTTTCAAGTACGATAATTTGCAGGATTGTTTTTGGGAGAAGCTATGAAGATGAAGGAACTGAGAGAAGTAGGTTTCAAGGAATGTTTCATGAGTGTCAAGCTTTGCTGGCAGAAATATTTGTTTCTGATTATATTCCATTCATGAGTTGGATTGATAAACTTAGGGGATTGCATGGTCGTCTTGATAGAAATTTCAAggagtttgatgatttttatcAAGAGATTATAGATGAACATTTGGATCCAAATAGAAAACATACAGATGAAGAGGTTATTGTTGATGTCTTGCTTCAACTTAAGAAAAAGcgttcattttcttttgatatCACTTTTGATCACATCAAAGGGGTCCTTATG GATATTATTGTAGCTGGAACAGATACCACAGCAGCCACATCAGTTTGGGCTATGACTGCCTTAATGAAAAACCCAAGAGTAATGAGGAAAGTACAAGATGAAATTAGAAATTTGGGAGGTGAAAAAGATTTTTTAGATGAAGATGATATTCAAAATTTACCTTATTTGAAGGCAGTGATTAAAGAGACGCTAAGATTGCACCTACCAGCCCCTCTACTTATGCAAAGAGAATCACGTGAAAATTGCACTATAAGTGGATACAATATTCCAGCCAAGACAATATTGTATGTGAATGCTTGGGCTATTCAGAGAGACCCTAATGTTTGGAAAAATCCAGAAGAATTTTATCCTGAAAGATTCTTAGAAAGTTCTATAAATTTTAATGGACAAGATTTTGAACTAATACCCTTTGGAGCTGGTCGTAGAATTTGCCCAGGTATGCCTATGGCAGTTGCCTCATTGGAACTTATCCTTGCCAATCTTCTTTATTCATTTGATTGGAAATTGCCACATGGAACAGTAAAGGAAGATATTGATACTGAAATGTTGCCAGGGATCACTCAACACAAGAAGAATCCTCTTTGCCTTGTTGCCAAGATCCCTATGTAG